A genome region from Natronobeatus ordinarius includes the following:
- a CDS encoding PAS domain S-box protein, with protein sequence MHRGLDTGDFSQSLRVLALGPPWLEEAAVTIEGEGVTVDSERAADDGTVPTGEVDCVLTDDRRTIESIDDRMPVVLVAEPEAAVDVDRVLEDGVADVVTRATLEDGSLLRHRLRRAAEWSGSRHALDRQEAWYRLLAERSSAILVVVDENRKVTYVSPSVERLTGYDVSELLDGQGSEFVHPDDYDACVDAFESVYGDGPDATETCEYRIQHADGSWHVHEAAFTNRLEDPIVEGVVVSIRDVTKHRRIERELGESLERVTDAFFALDAEWRFTYVNDRAASIFGIEPEQLLGQRFLEVFPEAAGTDLERAAVDAMRSQEPGTLETYYEPYEIWIDVRLYPSQSGLSVYFRDVSDRVEREREVVDRTEQLETLVENVPVILYALDAEGTFTLSEGRGLEPLDLQPDEAVGESLFDLFADQPAICADARRALDGEPVHSYRTVGDRIFETWYRPIVRDGQLERVIGVGVDVTERTQYGRALSALQETTGRLLAVESKQAACEYVVDVAADALGLENAVVYRFDERENGLDPAAYSTTLVSTVGMPPRIQPNESVTWDAFVDGSPRLVSDVGERPLLDGDHGDVRNGLFVPLGEHGVFVALSTEPGELDEGDLDLAQLLCATAEAALDRIGRTRRLHERERELKRQNARLERLNRTGRLREDVEEHLLRAESRTEIERGVCERLIELDECVFAWIGEPDPGGTHVVRRESAGVERGYLDAVTVTTVDADAAEPAGRAVRTRSTVSVENAATSLRDGDWRPEALSRNFQSVLSIPLVYDDFLYGVLSVYADRRNAFDETIQSTLEELGEAIAYTIDAVSRKNALLSDAVTEIDLALGDETVFETLATQFETTVDLEGVVPGDDEAAVVFVALDATVEGDEVEAFDGVDEATVIGRTEERTMLRIRLTEPFLGTAVEDQNCDLRGLTADESGVRATVDVPQSVDVRQVLAGLNRRGHTVSLLARREAAASTESSRPRPGHQPLLDDLTDRQREVVQVAYHGGFFEWPRQSTGEELAASLEISPPAFHNHVRTVQQKLFSSLFARDQRSGG encoded by the coding sequence ATGCATCGCGGACTCGACACTGGCGACTTCTCGCAGTCGCTCCGCGTCCTCGCCCTGGGGCCGCCGTGGCTCGAGGAGGCGGCCGTCACTATCGAGGGCGAAGGAGTCACCGTCGACAGTGAACGGGCGGCCGACGACGGGACCGTCCCGACCGGCGAGGTCGACTGCGTGCTCACCGACGATCGGCGGACGATCGAGTCCATCGACGACCGGATGCCGGTCGTCCTCGTGGCCGAGCCAGAAGCGGCGGTCGACGTCGATCGGGTGCTCGAGGACGGCGTCGCCGACGTGGTGACGCGGGCGACGCTCGAGGACGGGTCGCTGCTTCGCCACCGACTTCGACGAGCAGCCGAGTGGTCGGGCAGCCGTCACGCGTTAGATCGACAGGAGGCGTGGTACCGGTTGCTGGCCGAACGCTCGTCGGCGATCCTCGTGGTCGTCGACGAGAACCGGAAGGTGACGTACGTCAGCCCCTCGGTCGAGCGGCTCACCGGCTACGACGTGAGCGAGTTACTGGACGGACAGGGGAGCGAGTTCGTCCATCCCGACGACTACGACGCGTGCGTCGACGCGTTCGAATCAGTGTACGGGGACGGGCCGGACGCGACGGAGACGTGTGAGTACCGAATCCAACACGCCGACGGCAGCTGGCACGTCCACGAGGCCGCGTTCACGAACCGGCTCGAGGATCCGATCGTCGAGGGCGTGGTCGTCTCGATTCGCGACGTCACCAAACACCGTCGAATCGAGCGTGAGCTGGGTGAATCCCTCGAGCGGGTTACCGACGCGTTCTTCGCCCTCGACGCGGAGTGGCGCTTTACGTACGTCAACGATCGAGCGGCGTCGATTTTCGGGATCGAACCCGAGCAGTTGCTCGGGCAACGATTCCTCGAGGTGTTCCCCGAAGCCGCCGGAACAGATCTCGAGCGGGCGGCCGTCGACGCGATGAGGAGCCAGGAGCCGGGGACGCTAGAGACCTATTACGAACCGTACGAGATCTGGATCGACGTCCGCCTGTATCCGTCGCAATCGGGCCTCTCGGTGTACTTCAGGGACGTGTCCGACCGGGTCGAACGCGAACGAGAGGTCGTCGACCGGACCGAACAGCTCGAGACGCTGGTCGAGAACGTTCCCGTCATCCTGTACGCGCTCGACGCGGAGGGGACGTTCACGCTCTCTGAGGGGCGGGGGCTCGAGCCCCTCGACCTTCAGCCGGACGAGGCCGTCGGCGAATCGCTCTTCGACCTGTTCGCCGACCAGCCCGCGATCTGTGCTGACGCGAGGCGGGCGCTCGACGGCGAACCAGTCCACAGCTACCGGACCGTCGGCGACCGGATCTTCGAGACGTGGTACCGGCCGATCGTCCGCGACGGACAGCTCGAGCGGGTGATCGGCGTCGGCGTCGACGTGACCGAACGCACCCAGTACGGGCGGGCGCTGAGTGCGTTACAGGAGACGACCGGCCGGCTGCTCGCCGTCGAGTCGAAGCAGGCTGCCTGTGAGTACGTCGTCGACGTCGCAGCCGACGCACTCGGCCTCGAGAACGCCGTCGTCTACCGGTTCGACGAACGGGAGAACGGACTCGATCCGGCGGCGTACTCGACGACGCTCGTCTCGACCGTCGGGATGCCGCCTCGTATCCAGCCGAACGAGAGCGTCACGTGGGATGCGTTCGTCGACGGCTCCCCGCGACTGGTTAGCGACGTCGGTGAACGTCCCCTCCTCGACGGCGACCACGGCGACGTCCGAAACGGACTCTTCGTTCCGCTCGGCGAACACGGCGTCTTCGTGGCGCTCTCGACGGAGCCCGGTGAACTCGACGAAGGCGACCTCGACCTCGCGCAGTTGCTCTGTGCGACCGCGGAGGCAGCGCTGGATCGGATCGGTCGAACCCGACGGCTCCACGAGCGCGAACGCGAACTCAAGCGACAGAACGCGCGCCTCGAGCGACTGAACCGCACCGGTCGGCTCAGAGAGGACGTCGAGGAACACCTCCTGCGGGCGGAGAGCCGAACGGAGATCGAACGGGGCGTCTGTGAGCGACTGATCGAACTCGATGAGTGCGTCTTCGCCTGGATCGGTGAACCCGATCCCGGTGGCACGCACGTCGTCCGCCGCGAGTCGGCCGGCGTGGAACGTGGCTACCTCGACGCCGTCACCGTGACGACCGTCGACGCCGACGCCGCCGAACCGGCAGGACGGGCGGTGCGGACGCGATCGACGGTCAGCGTGGAGAACGCCGCCACGTCGTTACGCGACGGTGACTGGCGACCCGAGGCGCTGTCCCGGAACTTCCAGTCGGTTCTCTCGATCCCGCTCGTCTACGACGACTTCCTCTACGGCGTGCTCTCGGTCTACGCCGACCGCCGAAACGCCTTCGACGAGACGATCCAGTCGACGCTCGAGGAACTCGGTGAGGCGATCGCGTACACGATCGACGCCGTCAGCAGAAAGAACGCGCTGTTGAGCGACGCCGTCACCGAAATCGACCTCGCGCTCGGAGACGAGACGGTGTTCGAGACACTGGCGACCCAGTTCGAGACGACGGTCGACCTCGAGGGGGTCGTCCCGGGTGACGACGAGGCTGCGGTCGTCTTCGTGGCCCTCGACGCCACCGTCGAGGGAGACGAGGTGGAAGCGTTCGACGGCGTCGACGAGGCGACCGTCATCGGACGGACCGAGGAACGGACGATGCTTCGCATTCGGCTCACGGAACCGTTTCTCGGAACCGCCGTCGAAGACCAGAACTGTGACCTCCGGGGACTCACGGCCGACGAATCCGGCGTTCGTGCGACGGTCGACGTCCCACAATCGGTCGACGTCCGTCAGGTGCTCGCCGGACTCAACCGCCGTGGTCACACCGTCTCGTTGCTCGCCCGGCGCGAGGCGGCCGCCAGCACGGAAAGCAGCCGCCCTCGTCCGGGCCACCAGCCCCTCTTAGACGATCTCACCGACCGTCAGCGCGAGGTCGTGCAGGTCGCCTACCACGGCGGGTTCTTCGAGTGGCCCCGCCAGAGCACTGGCGAAGAACTCGCGGCGTCACTCGAGATCTCTCCGCCCGCGTTCCACAACCACGTTCGGACGGTCCAGCAGAAGCTCTTCTCGAGCCTGTTTGCCCGAGACCAGCGCAGTGGCGGTTAA
- a CDS encoding aspartate aminotransferase family protein, whose amino-acid sequence MCADPPIHELHFSTEPDVDTVPGPASERLLARQREIDSSAVAYPRRVPIALEEARGATVRDVDGNTFLDFFGGIGVLNVGHSNPYVLEGVHEQLDRYTHTIDFPTQARVDLIEKLREIAPGGLAGASNVVFGGPSGSDAIEGSIKLAKHNTGRHGLLAFEGAYHGTTAGALSLTAGKTYKEGYAPLLPDVVHAPYPSDGDGGVDCDRALDAAQRKFENPYGGHESPAGIWVEPIQGEGGVVVPPAEFLQGLREIADDNDALLIVDEIQTGLGRTGEWFASDHFDVTPDAITMAKALGGSGLPIGAMLYHEKFDTWGPGGHVGTFRGNVPAMVGGLRAIEYIEEHDLLAHARTLGSAIRDRFHEIAADVPEIVDVRGKGLFVGVEFADEDGPSKEFVLAIQQRCYENGVLVWSAGRHGNVLRLIPPLVLTAEQADVGMDVICEAIRTTARDRRTD is encoded by the coding sequence ATGTGTGCTGATCCACCGATTCACGAACTCCACTTTTCCACCGAGCCGGATGTCGACACCGTTCCGGGACCCGCTTCCGAACGGCTGCTCGCCCGCCAACGGGAGATCGACAGTAGCGCCGTTGCCTACCCGAGACGGGTTCCGATCGCACTCGAGGAGGCTCGCGGTGCGACGGTTCGAGACGTCGACGGAAACACGTTCCTCGACTTCTTCGGCGGCATCGGCGTCCTCAACGTCGGTCACTCGAACCCGTACGTCCTCGAGGGCGTTCACGAACAACTCGACCGATACACCCACACGATCGACTTCCCGACGCAGGCGCGCGTCGATCTGATCGAGAAGCTACGCGAGATCGCCCCTGGCGGGCTGGCCGGGGCGAGCAACGTCGTTTTCGGCGGTCCGAGCGGCAGCGACGCGATCGAGGGCTCGATCAAGCTCGCAAAGCACAACACCGGCCGACACGGCCTGCTCGCCTTCGAGGGAGCGTACCACGGGACGACCGCGGGCGCACTGAGCCTCACGGCCGGCAAGACGTACAAGGAGGGGTACGCCCCGCTGCTCCCGGACGTCGTACACGCACCCTATCCGTCCGACGGCGACGGGGGCGTCGACTGCGACCGGGCGCTCGACGCCGCCCAGCGGAAGTTCGAGAACCCGTACGGCGGCCACGAGTCGCCCGCTGGCATCTGGGTCGAGCCGATCCAGGGTGAAGGTGGCGTCGTCGTCCCGCCAGCGGAGTTCCTGCAGGGACTCCGTGAGATCGCCGACGACAACGACGCGCTGTTGATCGTCGACGAGATCCAGACCGGCCTCGGTCGCACGGGCGAGTGGTTCGCCAGCGACCACTTCGACGTGACGCCGGACGCGATCACGATGGCGAAAGCCCTCGGCGGCAGTGGTCTCCCGATCGGCGCGATGCTCTACCACGAGAAGTTCGACACCTGGGGACCGGGTGGCCACGTCGGCACCTTCCGGGGCAACGTCCCGGCGATGGTCGGTGGCCTCCGGGCGATCGAGTACATCGAGGAACACGACCTGCTCGCCCACGCCCGAACGCTCGGTTCTGCCATCCGCGACCGGTTCCACGAGATCGCCGCCGACGTCCCCGAGATCGTGGACGTCAGAGGCAAGGGGCTGTTCGTGGGCGTCGAGTTCGCCGACGAGGATGGCCCGTCGAAAGAGTTCGTCCTGGCGATCCAGCAGCGCTGTTACGAAAACGGTGTCCTCGTCTGGAGTGCCGGAAGACACGGGAACGTCCTTCGGCTGATCCCGCCACTCGTGCTCACGGCCGAACAGGCCGACGTCGGTATGGACGTCATCTGTGAGGCGATTCGAACCACCGCCCGGGACCGCCGCACCGATTGA
- a CDS encoding Lrp/AsnC family transcriptional regulator — MNATLDERDVEILFAIAEEESLSTETIHEVTGIPKSTVHYRLQNLKEEGVITNDLYELDLEKVGFGITVISEVWAEFGEGYHERIGQKLAEIEGVNQVYFTMGETDFVVISRLTSRDMVERLVEDYESIEEVRRTSSKFVITTLKADTGIGTLRDYSRESLLGAHGLSEQNAGE, encoded by the coding sequence ATGAACGCCACACTGGACGAGCGAGACGTCGAGATCCTGTTCGCGATCGCGGAGGAAGAATCGCTCAGCACGGAAACGATCCACGAGGTGACGGGGATTCCGAAATCCACGGTCCACTACCGCTTACAGAACCTGAAAGAGGAGGGCGTCATCACGAACGACCTCTACGAACTCGACCTCGAGAAGGTCGGCTTCGGAATCACCGTCATCTCGGAAGTCTGGGCCGAGTTCGGGGAGGGCTATCACGAGCGGATCGGGCAGAAGCTGGCCGAGATCGAGGGGGTAAACCAGGTCTACTTCACGATGGGGGAGACGGATTTCGTCGTCATCTCACGGCTCACCTCGCGCGATATGGTCGAACGGCTCGTCGAGGACTACGAGTCGATCGAGGAGGTGCGCCGAACCAGCTCGAAGTTCGTCATCACGACGCTCAAGGCGGATACCGGCATCGGCACGCTCAGAGATTACAGCCGGGAATCCCTGCTGGGCGCACACGGGCTATCCGAGCAGAACGCGGGGGAGTGA